The genome window CATGATGGTGGTTGAATTTTTAACACCTGTTCATGGTAGGGACTGGGGGGGTGATGACAAACTTACTTTAAATACAGTGACACTTTTAATCAGTCCTTTTCTATCACTCACAACAGCATCCCCATGGGTGTGAAAAACAACTGTACAAATGTGTGCCAGACATCTCTGGATAGTGTCAAACACCCCTAGTTAGTGGAAGGAGCACAGTGCCTCTGTAATTCTCAGAGGTCTGTAGCTCTACAGCTGAgcattgttgttttaaaaaattctgccaCTCCACTTAAGAGGGTCACCTTGTCAGGAGAAGGAGACACCTGGGAAGCAGTCTCCTCTGcactggggtggtggtggggatggtcCTGCAGCACCACTCCAAAATAGAATCTCTAAatcctgttttgtttcttgagtGCTATCGCTCCTGAGAACCTGACTCATTAACTGTCGAATTTAGATAATTAAAATAGGAAGCTGACTGATAAGAAATTAAACCAGTATGCATAATGCAGATGTCTACGGAGGATGATATTCCCAGGGCTCTAGGAAGCAGGCTAATCAGGCTTCAATCAGGAACTCATCATTCAGAGAGAGAATTAATTCaggatgggaggcagggagggagcagaAGCATGGGCAGAATCTCAAACTCTCTCTGGATGAATCTCTCCTTGGGAGGAAGCAAATGCTGAAACCTCACACGGGGGGGTCTGGTTGAGAAGTTTTCTGATAACCTGCTGCCAAGAGATGCGGCTGCTGCATCCTGCTGTATGCTCTTCAAAGATGTTCTGGGTACCAAACCCTGCTTAAACCATTACTGTTTTAGACCTCCTTGGCCCGATAATTTTCAGAGAAACAACCACACAGAGAGGGTGACAGGGAGGTGTGAGGCATCCCCCCAGGCAGCCTTCTGCAGTGGACACATCTTCTTAGCAGGTTAGGGACCTAGTCAGACAGGGTTTCTTGTGCGCTGGGAAAGAAGGGATCAGGGTTGTTTCTGAATTCTCAGCTCTGTACAAATCTCTGCTGATATGAAGTGccttttttgaaaaagagaagaggCTCAAAACATCACTCATTATAGTGTAGAGTTGGTATTTCTGAGCTCTTTCCCAGTTGGAAAGATGCTCATAGAAAATATAGTCTCCTGGAAGGGGGCACCTGGAGAAATATGGTCATGGAGGAATAATATACACTGTACTTCCCTCACCCTCTTCCAAATCTTTACAAACTTGGGCCTAAACACTGTAAAATGAACTATCACAGTGGGGCGGGTGTGGGGCGTGAACTACAGGTTCATATATTAAGCAGTCAACACTTGATGGTTAAAATGGAGATCCATGAAAAAGAATTACCCACAGTTTGCCGGTAAACATCCCAAATTTATGCTTTTAAGCTATTAATGCTGATACCATGCATGTTTTCTTCAAACAGATTTTCAAAGTCTgctctagttttcccagcattcACAGGGAAGTTAAAATTTACTCATAACTTTAAATAAAGAGAACCCATAAAAGAGGACTGAGTAGATTCATATTGTCAGGGAAGCTTTGTGAAAACAAATGAAGTAATTGGTACAAATGTTAAATGGAATATGAACTCTAGATTAgatactacgagggtgagtcaaaaattatccactctggctgcagaatttattttaattaactcttagaaaagacagatacatcattttttgacataatctccttgcttttcaatacaccttGTCCATcggtcaacaagctttcatattccctcattaaaaaatgttttaggctgagctgcgagccacaaatgcactgctgtcttcacttcttcatcagaagtgaatcttcatcctcgtagggctgctttcaggggaccaaataggtgaaagtccaatggagcaagattgggaccatagggaggatgctttaacacctcaaaacaaagtttttgcagagtgtcaaaagtgtgggcagaagtgtgaggacgtGCACAtgctcagaccacaaaaaacaaatcactgcacgctgctcttctttcatgcaaatcacaagtgggacatccatttttgcttgcaccgcagttacaaatgaactgatgtaacatgttcacacctgcacagcagtgactggggagacagtagccttgaatggaaagtgctgataagacagtgtggccaacagaagttttaatataagcagagtgcggataatttttgactcaccctcgtattaatGTATCCATGTTGAATTTCCAGAATTTTATCATCATTCTGTGGCTATGTAAGAGATTGCCTTTGTTCAGTGTATACGAGagtacacactgaagtatttacgAAAAAAGGGTCAAAAGAGGGAAAGTAAGAATTATAAAGCAAACATGACAAAATATTAATAGGTGAAACTGAGTGAAGAATAAAGGAATTCCTTGCACTATTCCTGAGGCTCTTCTATCAGcttgaaattatttcaagataaaaCATTTACAAACACCAAATAATTTTAGATTGACCTACTTAAACACTACAGTTGTTGACCTTTGGTTTTCTCAAGGGGTCGATTTAATACCAAGAGATCTCTTTCAAAAGATTTATCCTACGGCTAAATCTTTCCAAATTGCAAGGCCACcttcagaggaaaggaaattaTTGCAACAACCCTTGTCTATGTCATGCTCCGAAATGACCCTTTAAATAAccgattgttttgttttttagattccacatataagtgaaataatatggtatctgtctttcttaaaacaaacaaaaaacccctcacagatacagagaacagactggcgGTTGCCAGAGAGTAGGGGAATTGTGGGGGAGGTGGGCATAATCGGTGGAGGGGATCAAGAGGCacgaacttccagttataaaataaataagttatgggATGTAATAagcagcatggtgactatagtcaataatatcgtattgtatatttcaaagttgctaagagagtaaatcttaaaacttctcatcacaagaaaaaaattctgtaactttgtatggtgatggatggtaaatAGAATTGTTGCAGTTatcattttgcagtgtatacaaatactgaatcgttatgttgtacgcctgaaactaatataatgttatatgccaattatacctcaataaaaaaataatgcatttggACACACAGAGAAAACCTGATATTTTTTCCAACCACAGATCTTCATTTACAATTTGACTGTTTATGTTAGTATCAAGTTGctcatttgatattttatatttctggatCAGTATACCACTTATGTTTGAGCAGAATTGTAGCATTCAGCAGTGCAGCTTTAACAAATGGAGTAAATGCTTATACAACAACCGGAGGAGATTCCATGGACTGCTGGTGTCCTGCAAGGCAGAACACTAGCACTCTCAAACTTCTCATCCTGTAGACAAAATTTCCAGCTGAGTTTACAAAAATGTCATTAATTGCAACAAAACCATTTTCAAATCTGTTTCTAAAATAGTCCCTGAGGTCAAAAAGCTATGAAAGGAGTGTATAAGGaatgaaaagcaaggagaaactgaaaaattaatttattatatgaagaaacataaacaatatttattagAGTGAATGGCTGCAGAGAAGCAGCCTGCAAAAGCTCACATCCACAATGTACTGGCTGAGAAGGACTGACACATACACTCATAACCATAGCACTAATGTTCTACGGAGGTTTCCAAGGAAATGCTGTATTTGACAatcaattttaaagtttattttcccatttacaaGGCTGGAAAGATTATACCCACATTCAATTAAAGTCTAGCAGGATCAGGCATTCAAATTGTAAAGCAAAATTAACAAAAGACGTTGCTATATCCTTTATGAAGGATGACAGATACAAAAATGATAAGCTCCTTTGCAATCAAAAGCAATTTCTCAGATTTCAGTGGGTCTTTTCCCTCCAAGTACCATATGTTTGGGTGCTAACTTTTGTAAGCAACTGATGGGAAGAGAAAGGGCAACTGTTGAGTTCTCTCCAAGATTAAAGACCATTTATACTTGCCCCTCCATAAAGCCAAAGGCCCACATACTCACTTAAGACACTCACGTGAATGAcgctacttgtttcttttctaacagtaaaaaaataacaataacctGTTTATGGATTTGAATAACTATAAAAACAACTCCTTTAAACATGCATGgcactttaaaagtattttcaaagcactttcacaccTACTGTTTAATTCCTTCTTCTGATTACCTTGTGAGGTAGCCCAGGCAAGTATATCATGCAAATTTAgtgggtgaggaaactgaggcatagagcaATTAAGTAACTTGTAAGGTTGGACAGGGAGATGCCAACCTCTATACTGCACTGTCTCCAGTAATGAAGAAAGTCTAAACATGTTTGATGATCTTATTTCAATACATTTCGAGAAAACACTTCACCTCCATCCAGCCAAATGATAGTGAATCAGTTGGAGTATCTGTCGTGACAAATTACAGCATGTAATTAATTAGACAAAgcactgagaattttaaaaatttgaattataactgaaaaagacattttaactCTCAAGATAGGAGGAAATTTGCTGATTTGTTTGTCTTTAGGGGACCCTAGTTCTGCAGTCTGAActataattttgccatttcagaggtataatacaaataattcaaaaacaaaatttctcaGTTCACTATGACTTAAATTTttgccatgaagaaaaaaaaagcagtggttTCTCTTCCCCAAAGTGACTAGACATATATGGCCCCAAAGTGGGAGTATCTGCATTAGCAAGAGTTAAAGATGACAAAATGTCCAGTTTAGTTACCAAACCTCTTTATCCTTATAAATGTGGCTTATAATTGGGCTTTAAGAGTGTGACAGACCATCACTGTTAGTTTGGTTTGGGGTCACTCAATGTGCTTATCTATATTCtacattaaaatgattttaaatgtattagaTGGCTCAGATTTTGTAATGATTCTTGAGACAGGCTTCCAAACCAAGGCTGGGGAAGTACCAGTCTCTCCACCCCTATCTAATTCTGACCATAACTCCTGCTCAAACTCACCATTTTAACGTCCCCTGACAAACTAGCTGTTAGAAACTTGATGGGTCAGAAAGTTCTGCCATTATGAGTCCTAAGACTGTCAACCCTGATTGACCTGCAATGTCGAGCCTCGTCAGTGACAGGTATCCTGCTCCCAGGTATTTCATTATCAAGGTTTTTATGGTAGAAATAATGGCACTAGATCCAGGCATTTTTCCAAGACAACTGAGAATATTCTACAAATCCTTTTATGAAAGAAATAgggttccagattaaaggagaaattaTACTGAAGATAGGAGAGTGTAGGAGGATAAACTTGAAGTTCTTATTCAAATTAACTCATAATTGTGCCAAATCAAAATGCATTCAGTTAAAGATAAAAATCTGGTTATCTCAtctatttgaaaaatttaaaagtttctgaAGTTAATATCTAACTGAATGGGGGAACCCGTTTTCTTCAAATGATGAGCATTAAAATGCCCTACATACCTGTGTTAGGTGAGAAATTTCTCTGGAGTTTTAAAAGAACTTAGGTTAACCAAGGTGACTCCTGTCTAAAACTTTCCTGACAGGCAAGGAAGAGGTGGAGTAAAGAcaatgagttttattttcttctttcttaagaagGCAAATCCTAGCAAATTCTACTAGAAATTTCCCAGAACTATAGGACAGGACTGAACCTCGAAGAGGTTAAGCCTAACTTCTAGCAGATTCATATCTTCAACCATCACAAGAAGATAAGAATTCTGCTTATAAAAACCTAAATCACTTTGATATTTTAACAACCCTCTTGATCCAGAGTTACTTCAACATATTGAAGGAACACAACTTTCCTAAAATTCAAGGGCTTTCATAACCAAATTTAGAGTTCAATTTTGCATCCATGGATCCTTGAGAGTAAAGTCTTCAAATCCAGACTTTTGAGTCAATTAGAGATAGCAGGCCAAGGGTGCTACAGTTGGTTATGTACAAGGAGCCCTGAAGAGATGAAAATGGAACATCTGTCTATTCAAAAACCAAACTTGAACAGCCCTCTCTAAAAACTCTGAAAGGAATGATGTGGCTGATGGCAAAACCCCAGTAACCATCCCTGGTCATCAGACAGCTCTTGGGTGACACCTATGCTCAGGGATAATAAAACATTAGGCTATCTAGACCAGCAGttcagaaaactagaaaacaagtaAGCCCCTGCCCTCATTCTACCTGATGGATCTAACCAGCCCAACTCAGATATCATGGGTACTTTGTCAATGAAAAGGCCAGTAATGCCTGGGAGAACATGGTCAACTGTGAATGGTGGTGCCTTAGGCTGCCCCTGCAACACTTGGGGGTTTCCCTGGCTTCTCTCCATGGTTCCCACATACCCGCCTAAGAGCTCTCTAAAGGAGAGCGACTCACAGAGTTGAGAGCTAACTTCCTGCTTTGTTAACTGTGCAGGGCCCATCACTTGTATGAAGAACAGGGATCAACCCAGCAAACAATATATCTGTGCCTCAAGAGACTCAGATCCCATTAAGCAGAAAAGAGCTCATCAGCATTCAAGATCTGGCTGGGCACAGAACTTATTTTACTGCTAGAAGGGGTTTCCTCTCTGTCTGTGGGTGACCTTAGATCTGTCTTTTCTGCAGACTCACAGGATTTCTGCCGCCTGCAGTGACAGCAAGCACACTTTAGCCACTCCTGAAAGCTTTCAGAAACACTAGAGGAAAAGAGCTTTTTGCAAGGGTGGAAGAACTGGTAGAACACGATCATGAAGAGAATGGCCGTGCAGTACCCGATGAGCAACTGCAGGATCAGCAGGGGTGCGCACACATACATATAGACGTCAGTCTTGTAAAGATACCacatgaggaggaggaaggcgtTCTCGATGAATCTCAACATGTAGTACACCAGTAGCCGGTACCAGTTCTGGGACTTGCTGATGAGGTCGGGGCTGTTGATTTTCAGCTGCACCGCTGACCAGCAGAACATGTTGATCCCGGCGTAGAGTAAGGTGAGGAAGCACAGCACGATGGTGGTGCCCACCCGACTGAGGGCCTTCTCGATGTTCTCAGGGAAGGGGGAGCCACTGCACCAGAAGAGGATCCAGGGGTAGAAGAGGAAGGTGAGGAAGTTGATGAGTATGTCTATTATCACCCAGGCCTTCAGGACAGAGGTAAAGAGGACCAGGACAATGACTCGAGTGGCAATCTCAAAGCTCCTCCAGAGGAAGATACAGACATAGGCCAGGGGCTTCACTTTGACATCATATTCATCGTATTTGATCTTGATGGCTAGGATGTTACAGCGCAAGGCTCCGTATACAATGGACAATAGGGAGAGGACCATGAAGAgacctggggagagaagagaaagagcgCTCTCAAGTCTCACCTCCACCAAGAATCCTCCTGGGGTGTCCTCTGGCAGTCCCCTACCCATATTTCTTGGACCCTTCTGTTTTATGTGCACGGACTGGCTTCCAGCTGTCAGTGTCTGCTCACTGCACCTGAGGGCTTTTCCCAGGGCTATAGAAGCCTGCTGCGCCCAGGTGCCGGGCAGGCTGAAGTGCCCGGGAATTAATACGCCTGGGAGAGCCCTTCAACACCCCAATCCTAGCCCTGGGAAGAGCTGGAATATAATGAGCCTAGTTCCCCGATTGTTTGGGTACAATAACTCAGAGGCGTGTGTTCTATATATACTATTTACTTGTGTTTCCTCATAGGATTACTTTCTACTCACCCATGGTGACCGTCGTCTAATAATGCTCCCTTTATTGGCTGCCTTCCTTTCCCTGTCTCACTTCTCTTCTCCCATGCTTCTTACACCTTCCTCCAGAAAGACATGCactcaaatccttgtctcagggtctgcttcatGGTCAACTGAAACTAAAACACCTTTCAGACCCCATCCTGCTCTGTCTGAATATGTAGACTCCTTTACGTAGTGTGTTTTGTTTCCTCAAGCAGCTTATAAGCTCCTGAGGAGTCGAGAGCGACCATGTCTGACATTTCTTTTTGATGCCCTCAACATATACCAGTGTAGAAACGGAGACAGAAAGTACTCAATAATAAATTGCCCACGAGTGCCTCTCTATCTGCaggacattttaaatgtatatactgACTATAGATTGCTCACGTTGCTCTTCAGTTATATTCTTAAATTCCATACATTGCTGAAGAAATGAGAAGCTCACTGTTACTGAGATTCAATCTATCTTGGGCTAAAAGCCCTTAATGTTTCAAGAGGTCTCAACTCTAgctgtttatttcttaaaatgacttATGGCGAATGGGTTTACCCAGCTTATACCAGGCAGCAGTGTGGGGGCACAAGACGTGGCTCATTTGAATGGAGCATGGTACTATGTTTGA of Hippopotamus amphibius kiboko isolate mHipAmp2 chromosome X, mHipAmp2.hap2, whole genome shotgun sequence contains these proteins:
- the XK gene encoding endoplasmic reticulum membrane adapter protein XK produces the protein MKFPGSVLASVFLFVAETTAALYLSSTYRSGGDGMWQALTLLFSLLPCALVQLTLLFVHRDFSRDRPLVLLLHLLQLGPLFRCFEVFCIYCQSGHIEEPYVSITKKRQMPKNGLSEEIEKEVGQAEGKLFTHRSAFSRASVIQAFLGSAPQLTLQLYISILQQDVTVGRCLFMVLSLLSIVYGALRCNILAIKIKYDEYDVKVKPLAYVCIFLWRSFEIATRVIVLVLFTSVLKAWVIIDILINFLTFLFYPWILFWCSGSPFPENIEKALSRVGTTIVLCFLTLLYAGINMFCWSAVQLKINSPDLISKSQNWYRLLVYYMLRFIENAFLLLMWYLYKTDVYMYVCAPLLILQLLIGYCTAILFMIVFYQFFHPCKKLFSSSVSESFQEWLKCACCHCRRQKSCESAEKTDLRSPTDREETPSSSKISSVPSQILNADELFSA